In the genome of Triticum urartu cultivar G1812 chromosome 5, Tu2.1, whole genome shotgun sequence, one region contains:
- the LOC125509211 gene encoding serine/threonine-protein kinase PBL34-like, protein MGLAPPELGQFDGWESSGEEERERWGWCRRSSRRGRRMPRKGGEEDAGVATGCCIRLWPMGNCPPQPRSKVDTSTSSASTHGAEKSAEHGSRNQPVVSVVSGSTSTSNAESSSSASKAGEEIKVSSKLRKFGFSDLKCATRNFRPESLLGEGGFGCVFKGWIEENGTAPVKPGTGLTVAVKTLNHDGLQGHKEWVAEVDFLGNLHHPNLVKLIGYCVEDDQRLLVYEFMPRGSLDNHLFRRSLPLPWSIRMKVALGAAQGLSFLHEEAERPVIYRDFKTSNILLDSEYNAKLSDFGLAKDGPVGDKTHVSTRVMGTYGYAAPEYVMTGHLTSKSDVYSFGVVLLEMMSGRRSMDKNRPNGEHNLVEWARPLLGERQRFYKLVDPRLEGNFSVKGAQKAAQLARACLSRDPKARPLMSQVVEALKPLLNLKDMASSSYFYQTMQAERMAHSSSMNGRNSHSLKVHGSFARASANGQQPMRSMSDGPRASPFRYSPKPNVK, encoded by the exons ATGGGGCTCGCGCCGCCGGAGCTGGGGCAGTTCGACGGGTGGGAGAGCTCGGGCGAGGAGGAGCGGGAGAGGTGGGGATGGTGCCGCCGCAGCAGCAGGCGCGGCCGCCGCATGCCCCGGAAGGGCGGCGAGGAGGACGCCGGCGTCGCCACCGGGTGCTGCATCCGGCTGTGGCCCATGGGCAACTGCCCGCCGCAGCCGCGCTCCAAGGTCGACACCTCCACCAGCAGCGCCAGCACGCACGGCG CAGAAAAGTCAGCAGAACATGGTAGCAGGAACCAACCTGTTGTGTCAGTAGTCTCAGGCTCGACATCTACTAGTAATGCTGAGAGCAGTTCATCAGCATCTAAAGCTGGAGAGGAAATAAAGGTTTCCTCCAAGTTGCGCAAGTTTGGATTCAGTGATCTAAAATGTGCCACACGGAACTTCCGACCCGAGAGTCTTCTCGGTGAAGGGGGTTTTGGATGTGTGTTTAAAGGGTGGATCGAAGAGAATGGAACTGCGCCTGTGAAACCTGGTACAGGTCTTACAGTTGCTGTCAAGACGCTCAATCATGATGGTCTTCAAGGGCACAAGGAATGGGTG GCAGAAGTTGACTTCCTTGGTAACCTTCACCATCCCAATTTGGTCAAATTAATTGGATACTGTGTTGAAGATGACCAAAGATTGCTGGTATATGAATTTATGCCGCGCGGAAGTTTGGATAATCATCTATTCAGAA GGTCTCTTCCTCTCCCATGGTCCATCAGAATGAAAGTTGCTCTTGGGGCAGCACAGGGTCTTTCCTTCCTTCATGAAGAAGCAGAAAGACCAGTCATTTATCGTGATTTTAAAACATCTAATATACTGCTAGATTCG GAATACAATGCAAAGCTCTCAGATTTTGGGCTTGCCAAAGATGGTCCTGTAGGTGACAAGACTCATGTGTCTACTCGAGTAATGGGAACCTATGGTTATGCAGCTCCAGAGTATGTCATGACAG GTCATTTGACATCAAAGAGTGACGTCTATAGCTTCGGTGTGGTGCTGCTTGAGATGATGTCAGGACGAAGGTCAATGGACAAGAACCGCCCAAACGGCGAGCACAACCTTGTGGagtgggcgcgccccctcctaggagAGAGACAGCGTTTCTACAAGCTAGTCGACCCTCGGCTGGAGGGCAATTTCTCTGTGAAAGGTGCCCAGAAGGCAGCACAATTGGCACGCGCATGCCTGAGCCGGGACCCCAAAGCCCGGCCGCTGATGAGCCAAGTGGTTGAAGCTCTCAAGCCACTGCTGAACCTCAAGGACATGGCCAGCTCCTCCTACTTCTACCAGACGATGCAAGCGGAGAGGATGGCACATTCGAGCAGCATGAACGGCAGGAACAGCCATAGCCTCAAGGTGCACGGGTCTTTTGCCCGCGCAAGCGCAAACGGGCAGCAGCCGATGAGGAGCATGTCTGATGGCCCCCGCGCGTCCCCGTTTCGCTACTCACCAAAGCCGAACGTGAAATAA